In Pseudomonas grandcourensis, the DNA window GATTTCCCTGGCTGGCAAACGCTGGGGGCCGAGCGTGGCCGGTTGGTTGTCGGGGTTGCCGGTGGTAGTCGGGCCGATCCTGTTGTTCCTCGCCCTCGAACAAGGCCAGGGGTTTGCCGCGCAATCGGCCACCGCCGCGTTGTCGGCCATGTTCGCGATGATTGCCTTCTGCGTGACCTACGCCCAGGTCGCACAACGGGCCGGATGGCCACTGGCGCTGGTGATCTCGCTGTCGGTCTGGGCGCTGGTGGCGGTTGTCCTGTCACTGATCCCGACCTCCCTGGTGTTTTCGGTGTGTGCCGCCGCCACCGCGCTGCTCGCCGCACCGTACCTGTTCCCCACCGTGCAACCGGTGCTCAGCGGCCCGACGCCGAAATCCGACAAGCTCTTGCTGCGCATGGTGGCCGGTGCATTGCTCACCCTGGTCGTCACTTTGCTGGCCAGCACCGTCGGCGACCGTTGGAGCGGCCTGTTGGCAGTGTTCCCGGTATTGGGCAGCGTGATGGCGGTGTTCTCCCAGCAAACCCGTGGCCCGGCTTTTACCGCCGCGCTGCTGCGCGCCACCGCCACCGGCATGTACTCGTTCGCCGCCTTCTGCCTGGTGCTTGCCCTGACCCTGCCGACGCTGGGGATGAACGCATTTGTGCTGGGCGTCGCGGTGTCAGTGGCCATGCTGGGCGTGACCAAACGCTTGCTGGCACGGCCGGTCGGCCCGACGACGGACACTGGAGGAACCGTCAAAGCACCGAAACACGTTCGATAATTTCGCACGACTAGAACAACAACCTCGCACGTCAATCGAACGGGTTTGCTTCAACATCGACCTCAGTTCCAACCCCTACCCGACTGAGGCCTGCACCATGAAATTCTTTTTCCACCCGTCACCGAACCCGATGAAAGTTGCCCTGCTGCTCGAAGAGCTGCAAACACCCTACGAACTGATCGGCGTCGATACCTTCAAGGGTGAGCAGCACCAGCCAGATTTCCTGGCGATCAACCCGAACGCCAAGGTACCCGCGCTGGTGGATGGCGATGCCAGCGTGTTCGACTCCCAGGCGATCCTGCTGCACCTGGCGCAGAAACATCAGCGCTTCCTGCCGACCTCCGTTGCCGGCCAGGCCGAGATGCTGTCGTGGTTGATGTTCATCGGCACCGGCCTGTCGCCGTTCTCCGGCCAGGCGGTGCACTTCCTGCATCACGCACCGGAAGATCTGCCCTACGCGAAAAACCGCTATTTCAAGGAAGTCGAACGTCACTACCGCATTCTCGACGAGCGCCTGGCCCAGCATCAGTACCTGGCGGGCGACACCTACAGCATCGCCGACATCGCGTTGTGGGGCTGGGCCAACTACGCGCCCTACATCCTTGGCGAAAACGGCCTGGCGGCCTACCCGAACGTCAAGCGCCTGTACGATGAGATCAGCGCCCGCCCGGCCGCCCTGCGTGCCCACGGCCTGAAAGAGCAATTGGTGCTCAAGGCCGAATTCGACGAAGAAACCCGTCGCAACCTGTTCCGGCAAAACCAGGCGTAATCCGCCGGTTCCAGCCTTCGAGGGTGATGAAATGAGTGATCAATGTGGCGAGGGGGCTTGCCCCCGTTGGGTTGCGTAGCAACCCCAAAATCTCGGCAACGGTCGAAGACTTTGGGAGCGCTTCGCACTCCAACGGGGGCAAGCCCCCTCGCCACAGGAAAGCGACCTCACCCAAATGACCGCTCGGTAGAGCACACTGGAACGCATCACAACCTCCGTGGGATGATCGCGCCCCACCGCGCGCCCATCCCTGGAGATTCCGATGTCTTTGTTGAGTAAAAAAGCCCTTGTCCTGCTGCTGGCAGCCGCTACCGGCCTTGGGGCTTTGAGTGCGCAGGCCGCCAAGGCCACTTCCAGCGATGCGCCCGCCCAGAAAGTCTCGATGCTCGGCAGCAAGTTCACCTTCAACCTGCCCAAAGGTTTCATCGCCAACCCGCTGCCGGCCAGCCCGGACGGTGCCAGCGGCACCCTGTACAGCAACGAGACCACCAAGACCGTGGTGATCGCCGCTGAAAACACCCTGCCCAACGGTATCAGCGTCAAGGACAACGACGGCGTGTTCCTCGACGGCACCGTGGCCGACTTCGAAGCGGCGCAACACAAATCCCTGCCCGACTACAACAAACTCAGCGAGAAAAACCTGACCCAGAAAGCCGGGCTGGGCCTGCGCCAGGTCGACGGCACTGCCACGCAGGGCGGTGGCATGACTCTCACCACCACGCTGATGGCGGCATCCGGCACCCGCATGGCGGTGATCCAGGTGATTTCCCGTCCCGGCGACATGGCGGCCCACGAAACTCTGATCAAACAGATCGTCAGCGGAAAATGAGTCTCAGGGGTTGAGGCGCTGCAACCAGGCGCTCAAATCCTGTATCTCGTTGGCGCTGATGTTATGACCGACACCGGGGTAGGCGTGAAACTCGGGTTCGAGTGACACGCTCTGCAGCAGGCTGTTGGCTTCGGTGCCGTCGCTCAATGGCAAGCGTTTGTCCTGTTCGCCATGACCGATGAAAATCGCCAGCGACTGGCGTTTTTCATCCGGTTGGAGCTCGGACTTGAGCACCGGCAGAATCCGTCCGCTCAACGCAGCGATCCCACCGAGCGCCTCGGGATGCCGCAGGCCTGTTTCGTAGGACATGATCGCGCCCTGGCTGAAGCCGACCAGGAACACCTTCTCGGGTTCGGTGTGATACTTCTTCGTGGCCTGTGCGACGAATTCCAGCAGCAACTGGCCGCTGGACTTCAGATCATCGGTCTCGCCGTTGTAGGCCCCTTCGCCCTTCTTGCGGAACCACTGATAGCTGCCCGCCTCCATCACCAAGGGTGCCCGCACCGACAGGTAGGTGTAGGACACAGGCAAGTCATCCTTGATGCCGAACAGGTCCTGCTCGTTGCTGCCGTAACCATGCAGGAAAATCACCAGGGGTTGATGGTTCGAATCGGCGTTGGCCTGCTCCAGGTACTTGAGCGGCAAGTCGGATTGCAGCGGGGCTTGGGCGTGGACGGCAGTGGATAGCAGGAGCGTGAGCAGCGCGAGAATCTTCAACATGGGTCTTCCTTCACGGAATGCAGGATTC includes these proteins:
- a CDS encoding glutathione S-transferase N-terminal domain-containing protein; translation: MKFFFHPSPNPMKVALLLEELQTPYELIGVDTFKGEQHQPDFLAINPNAKVPALVDGDASVFDSQAILLHLAQKHQRFLPTSVAGQAEMLSWLMFIGTGLSPFSGQAVHFLHHAPEDLPYAKNRYFKEVERHYRILDERLAQHQYLAGDTYSIADIALWGWANYAPYILGENGLAAYPNVKRLYDEISARPAALRAHGLKEQLVLKAEFDEETRRNLFRQNQA
- a CDS encoding dienelactone hydrolase family protein codes for the protein MLKILALLTLLLSTAVHAQAPLQSDLPLKYLEQANADSNHQPLVIFLHGYGSNEQDLFGIKDDLPVSYTYLSVRAPLVMEAGSYQWFRKKGEGAYNGETDDLKSSGQLLLEFVAQATKKYHTEPEKVFLVGFSQGAIMSYETGLRHPEALGGIAALSGRILPVLKSELQPDEKRQSLAIFIGHGEQDKRLPLSDGTEANSLLQSVSLEPEFHAYPGVGHNISANEIQDLSAWLQRLNP